The following nucleotide sequence is from Rhodospirillales bacterium RIFCSPLOWO2_02_FULL_58_16.
TTGTAAGTTCATTGAAGGTGAAATGGGCCGCGTCGTCGCGCAAACCGATGACCTCGCTTCGCCTGAAGATGGAAAACATGATGCTTTTCGCCATGGGCAGGATGTCGCTCATCGGGCAGACGACGATTTTTTCCAGCGATGTTTCCGCCGTCATGGCCGCCACCTTGCCGTAAATCTGCTTGAGATCGAGAGTAACCATGATCGAAGTGGCCGAGTCGGCGATCTGATGGGCCAGTTCCCGTTTCGCGTAGAGGGGATTGTAGTTGACCACCGTTCCGCCGGCCTTGAGCACGGCGAAATAACAAATAACGTAATAAGGGGTATTGGGCAGGCACAGCCCGACCCTGACCCCCCTGGCGACGCCCAGCCGCCTGAAGCCGGCGGCGGCCCTGTCGATCAAGTCGCCGATCTGGCGGTATGACCAAACCCTGCCCAGAAAATCGATGCACGGATTATCGGGAAACCTGGAAAGGGATTTATCAAACAGGGCGAACAGGGGAACAGACGGCAACGGCTCGCGCCAATCAACGCCCGGCGGGTAATCGGCAAGCCAGGGATGGTCAACGACCGTCAAGCCTGATCCTTTTCCGGTTCGATAACTTCAAAGTCGTGAGTGATCTCGGCGGTCTTGTTGAGCATCATCGAAACCGAGCAGTATTTCTCCGCCGACAGGTTTACCGCCCGCTCTACCTTGTCCGGGCTGAGGCCGCGACCGCTGACGATAAAATGAACATGAATGCGGGTGAAAACCCTGGGATGGCTTTCGCTTCTTTCGCTGTCTATCTCGACCACGCAGTCTTTCACCGGCTGGCGGGACTTTTGCAGGATGTCGATAACGTCAAAACATGTGCAGCCGCCCAGGCCGAGCAGCACCATCTCCATCGGCCTGACCCCCAGGTTGCGTCCGCCGGCCTCCGGCGCGCCGTCCATCACTACCGAATGACCGCTTCCCGATTCGCCGAGAAAGGTGCGGTCCTGCACCCACTTGATCCGTACTTTCATGCTTATCCGATTCTGCCCATCACATAATCACGGGTGCGCTTGTCGCGGGGTTCGGTAAATATCTTGCTGGTGTCGCCCTGTTCCACAAGATGGCCGATATGGAAGTATGCCGTCCTTTGCGAGACACGCGCCGCCTGCTGCATGGAATGAGTAACGATGATGATGGTGTATTTTTTGCGAAGCCTCTCAAACAGTTCTTCGATTCTGGCGGTGGCGATGGGGTCCAGCGCCGAACACGGCTCGTCCATCAGAAGCACCTCCGGCTCGATAGCGATGGCCCGCGCAATGCACAAGCGCTGTTGCTGGCCGCCGGACAGACTGGTGCCCGGCGCTTTCATGCGGTCGCGCACCTCGCCCAAAAGACCGGCGTTATCCAGGCTCTTGAAAACGATTTCATCCAATTCGTCTTTGTTGCGGGCCAGACCGTGGATGCGCGGCCCGTAAGCAACGTTATCATAAATCGACTTGGGAAACGGATTCGGCTTCTGGAAGACCATGCCGACACGCGCCCTTAACTGCACCGGATCAACGTCGGGACCATATATATTCTCGTTATCAAGTATAAGCTCGCCCTCAACGCGGCATCCCTCGATGACATCGTTCATACGGTTGATGCAACGGATGAAGGTGGACTTGCCGCAACCCGAGGGGCCGATCAACGACGTTACCTGATTCCGGAAAATATCCAGTTTGATGTCCTGAAGAGCCTGCTTGTCGCCGTAGAACACATTGACGCCGCGAGCGCTTATCTTGACGGGGGTGGAATTCACGAGATCATCCTTGCTTAAAAACGGGCCGAAAACCTGGGATCTATCGTCGGTTAGGTCTTCTTGTACAGGATTTTTCAGCGCCGGTAACGTCATTATCTTTCCCCTTTTACCAGCGAATCTCGAACTTTTTGCGCAACACCACGGCTGCCATGTTCATCAACAACAAGAAAACCAGCAGCACCAGAATGGCGGCGGCGGTCTTTTCCTCAAAGGCGCGCTCCGGACTGTCCGCCCACAGAAACACCTGAACCGGCAAAGCCGTAGCAGGGTCGAGCAGGCTGTGGGGAATATCGACTATAAAGGCGACCATGCCGATCATCAGCAGCGGCGCAGTCTCGCCCAGCGCCCTGGCCAAGCCGATGATGGCGCCGGTCATTACGCCGGGCATGGCCAGCGGCAGGGTGTGATGAAACACCGTCTGCAACGGACTGGCGCCGACGCTTAACGCCGCCTCGCGTATCGACGGCGGCACCGCCCTCAGCGCAGAGCGCCCGGCGATGATGATGGTGGGCAGGGTCATCAGCGCCAAAACCATGCCGCCGACCAGCGGCGCCGAGCGCGGCAAATGGAAGAAGTTCAGAAAAATCGCCAGCCCGAGCAACCCGAAGACAATCGACGGCACGGCGGCAAGATTGTTGATGTTGACCTCGATGAACTCGGTCCAGCGGTTCTTGGCGGCAAACTCCTCAAGATAAACCGCCGCCATTACGCCCAAAGGCAAAGCCAGCGCCAGACAAACCACCATGCTGAAAATCGACCCCGTCAGCGCCGTGGCGACGCCGGCCAGTTCCGGCTCACGCGAGTCGCCCGAGGTGAAGAAGGCGGCGTTGAACTTCGTCTCCATCCGCCCCTTGCCGCTTAGAGTCTTGATCCAGATCAGTTGCCTGTCGCTAAGTCGCCGGTTTTCGGTCAGTCCTTTCTTGAAGGCCATGTCCACGTCATCAGAGGCGGGAACCCATACGATTACGGTTTTACCGACGATCTTCGGATCATCAACAACCATCCGGCGCAACTCGTGGGCGGCGCCGTCGCTGACCAGTTTGTAGAGTTGTAGTTTGTCGCCGCGCTCGCTGACCTCGGGGAAATCCTTCCTCAGCGCCGCCTTGACCAAACCGGCGTAGTCGGCGCCGGACACCAGATCGGGGTCCACAGCGATCTCCAGTCGCACCACGGTTTGTGAAAAAGCCCCTGCCCCCTTGATGATGATCGAGGTGAACATAACGCCGAGAAACAACAGGCCGGAACAGATGGCGGCCACCCCGAAGAACCTGAACCGTTTCTCGGCGCGGTGGCGGCGCGGCATTCCTTTTTCAATGTGTTCAACGTTACTCATATTGTTCACGATACTTCTTGACGATTTTGATGGCCGCAATATTGAGAACCAGCGTCACCAGAAACAGCAGCAGCCCAAGGGCAAAAGCGGCCAAAGTCTTGGCGCTGTCGAATTCCTGGTCGCCGGTAAGCAGGGTGACGATCTGAACGGTGACCGTGGTCACCGCCGCCAGGGGATTGATGGTCAGGTCGGCGCTAAGTCCGGCGGCCATGACTACGATCATCGTCTCGCCGATGACCCGCGACGCCGCCAGCAACATGCCGCCGGCGATGCCGGGCAGGGCGGCCGGGATCACCACATGGATGATCATCTCGGAGCGCGTGGCCCCCAGACCGAGCGCCCCTTCCTTAAGGGACAGCGGCACGGCAACGATGGCGTCATCGGTAATCGACGAGACGAAGGGGATGGTCATCACCCCCATCACCAATCCGGCGGCCAGGGCGCTTTCCGATGAAACGGAAAAGCCGATCGCCTCGCCGCCCTGCGTTAATAACGGCGCCACCACGATGATGGCGAAAAAGCCGTAGACGACGGTAGGGATGCCGGCAAGGATTTCCAGGGCCGGTTTAATGACGTTGCGCAGTCGCGGATCGGCGTATTCGGCCAGATAAATGGCCGAATAAAGGCCGACGGGGGCCGCCACGGTCAGGGCGACGGCGCTGATGAGAAGGGTGCCGACGAAAAGCGGAACAGCGCCGAAAGCGCCGCTGGCGCCCACCTGATCGGCGCGGATCGCCGTCTGCGGCGACCAGTGTAGACCGAACAGGAAATCGGTAACGGGAATGATCTGAAAAAACCGCACCGATTCAAAGACCAACGACACGACAATGCCGATGGTCGTCAAAACGGCGACCGTGGAGCCGGCGAACAACAAAGCAATGATCGCCCGCTCCACGGCCTTTTTCCTTGGCGACGCCGCCTTTAGCGACCGGGGAGGATCGACGGCGTCGCTCGGGGAGGAAATGCTACATGACGAGGTTGGCAAGGGCCTTGACCTTCTTCCGCCAGTCGTCACGTTCCTGCTTGGACATCGGGATCAGCCCCTTGTCGGCGAGGTAGCCCTCGTCGCCCCAGGTCTTGTCGCTGGTGAACTCGTTAATGAATTCGCGGATGCCGGCGACCTTATCCATATGAGCCTTCTTCACATAGAAGAACAACGGCCTTGATATCTTATACTTGGCGGCGGCGATGTTCTCAAAGGTCGGAGCTTCGCCGTTAATGACGCTGCCCTGCACCTTGTCGGCATTCTGCGCAAGGAAGCTGTAGCCGAAGATGCCGAGCGCTTTCAGATCGGCGGCCAGCTTCTGGACGATCAGGTTGTCATTCTCGCCGGCCTCGATAAAAGCGCCGTCCTCGCGGATGGTGTGACATACGGCCTTGAAGGCCTTCTCGTCACTCTTGCTCAAGGCGCCGAGATGCTCAAAGGTCTTGCATCCGCCTTCCATCGCCAGTTCGACGAAGGCGTCACGGGTGCCGGAGGTGGGCGGCGGGCCGAGGACATGGATAGCAACGTCAGGCAGGTCCTTGTTCACCTGCTTCCACGTCTGATGGGGATTTGGCCGCATCTTGCCGTCTTCGGCGGGTATGTCTTTGGCCAGGGCCAGATAAACGTCGCGGAGCGTGAGATTGAATGGTTTCGCCTTCATGGAATTGGCGATGACGATGCCGTCGTAGCCGATCTTCACCTCGACGATCTCGGTGACGCCGTTACCGGCGCACAGTTTCACCTCGGAGTCTTTGATGCGCCGCGAAGAATTAGCAATATCGGGATGTCCGTCGCCGACGCCGGCGCAAAACAATTTCAGACCGCCGCCGGAGCCTGTGCTCTCAATAATCGGGGTCTTAAAGGAGGAGGTCTTGCCGAACTGCTCGGCGACGACGGTGGAGAAGGGAAATACGGTGGATGACCCGACGATGCGGATCTGATCACGAGCCTCGGCAACGCCGCCAAAAGCAACGGTGGCCAAGGCCGCAAGAACGAGGGGTTTTCTAAACATGGAAATTACGCCTTTTCCGGTTCAATATATTAGGGACACTAGCAGGCGGGTAATTCCTTTTTATGACTCTAATGTGAACCTTTTATGAAATGCGGCGCCGGATGTGGATAAATGCGATAATGAATACGATATATGATTCTTGAATATCTTGAATATTCAAGGCATGTCGGGTTCAATGAAATTGCGCTTTACCGGATTTAGATCAAAGGAACTGAAAGATATGGCAGACGCCAGTAACAGGATAATTATTCAGATAAGCGGTCCGGAGAATGCGGGAAAAACAACCATCGCCATTTTATTGGAGCGCTTTCTCGAAAGCCACGGCGCCAACGTACACCTGCAAGCGCAACATCAACTAGCAAAAAAGACTCAAAAAACGACGGACGAACTCGCCAAAAGACTGCAAGGGGTGGACGTTCTGATTATGGAAATGCAAACGGCGCCCATCAGAAGCATCTGACAGAGGGATTGGCGCGCCCGACAGGATTCGAACCTGTGACCCCCAGATTAGGAATCTGGTGCTCTATCCTACTGAGCTACGGGCGCTTGAGTTTGTTGAATTTGCCTGATTGCCCGATGATGCGCAATAGGATGACGCCGATCCCGCGACGTCGTATTTTTTCGAGCAACGAAAGCAACTCATGAAACTTACCTTTATCGGCGCCGTCAAAACCGTTACCGGATCGAAGACGCTGGTCGATATCGGCGGCCGGAAAATCCTTGTGGATTGCGGCCTGTTTCAGGGCCTCAAAGAATTACGTCTGCGGAACTGGTCCCCTTTGCCGGTCTCGCCGAACGATATTGACGCCGTCGTGCTTACCCACGCCCATATCGATCATTCCGGTTATATCCCCGTGCTGATCAAGAAAGGTTTCAAGGGGACTGTTTACGCAACCGAGGCGACGCGGGACCTCTGCGACATCCTTCTGCCCGACAGCGGATTCATACAGGAGAGAGAAGCCGAATCGGCCAACAAGCACGGATATTCCAAGCATCATCCGGCCTTTCCCC
It contains:
- a CDS encoding phosphate ABC transporter substrate-binding protein, translating into MFRKPLVLAALATVAFGGVAEARDQIRIVGSSTVFPFSTVVAEQFGKTSSFKTPIIESTGSGGGLKLFCAGVGDGHPDIANSSRRIKDSEVKLCAGNGVTEIVEVKIGYDGIVIANSMKAKPFNLTLRDVYLALAKDIPAEDGKMRPNPHQTWKQVNKDLPDVAIHVLGPPPTSGTRDAFVELAMEGGCKTFEHLGALSKSDEKAFKAVCHTIREDGAFIEAGENDNLIVQKLAADLKALGIFGYSFLAQNADKVQGSVINGEAPTFENIAAAKYKISRPLFFYVKKAHMDKVAGIREFINEFTSDKTWGDEGYLADKGLIPMSKQERDDWRKKVKALANLVM
- a CDS encoding peroxiredoxin — protein: MKVRIKWVQDRTFLGESGSGHSVVMDGAPEAGGRNLGVRPMEMVLLGLGGCTCFDVIDILQKSRQPVKDCVVEIDSERSESHPRVFTRIHVHFIVSGRGLSPDKVERAVNLSAEKYCSVSMMLNKTAEITHDFEVIEPEKDQA
- a CDS encoding phosphate ABC transporter, permease protein PstA translates to MSNVEHIEKGMPRRHRAEKRFRFFGVAAICSGLLFLGVMFTSIIIKGAGAFSQTVVRLEIAVDPDLVSGADYAGLVKAALRKDFPEVSERGDKLQLYKLVSDGAAHELRRMVVDDPKIVGKTVIVWVPASDDVDMAFKKGLTENRRLSDRQLIWIKTLSGKGRMETKFNAAFFTSGDSREPELAGVATALTGSIFSMVVCLALALPLGVMAAVYLEEFAAKNRWTEFIEVNINNLAAVPSIVFGLLGLAIFLNFFHLPRSAPLVGGMVLALMTLPTIIIAGRSALRAVPPSIREAALSVGASPLQTVFHHTLPLAMPGVMTGAIIGLARALGETAPLLMIGMVAFIVDIPHSLLDPATALPVQVFLWADSPERAFEEKTAAAILVLLVFLLLMNMAAVVLRKKFEIRW
- a CDS encoding phosphate ABC transporter ATP-binding protein — its product is MNSTPVKISARGVNVFYGDKQALQDIKLDIFRNQVTSLIGPSGCGKSTFIRCINRMNDVIEGCRVEGELILDNENIYGPDVDPVQLRARVGMVFQKPNPFPKSIYDNVAYGPRIHGLARNKDELDEIVFKSLDNAGLLGEVRDRMKAPGTSLSGGQQQRLCIARAIAIEPEVLLMDEPCSALDPIATARIEELFERLRKKYTIIIVTHSMQQAARVSQRTAYFHIGHLVEQGDTSKIFTEPRDKRTRDYVMGRIG